In Chlorocebus sabaeus isolate Y175 chromosome 2, mChlSab1.0.hap1, whole genome shotgun sequence, the genomic stretch CGCTGGTGAGTGAGGCGCAgcaggctgggggctgggtggATGTATGCTGGGGACATGTTGGCCTCTGGGCAGGGTTGTGGGGGTAGATGTGAGGCTGACAGTCCAGCTGGCCTCACTTCTGCACTTTGCCCTCCGCCCTCCCGTGCAGAGTTCAAGGCTGCCTTTGACATGTttgatgctgatggtggtgggGACATCAGCGTCAAGGAGTTGGGCACGGTGATGAGGATGCTGGGCCAGACACCCACCAAGGAGGAGCTGGACGCCATCATCGAGGAGGTGGATGAGGACGGTGAGCGGGTGTCCCTCGGAGGCAGGGGATGGTGTGGAAAGGCGGCAGCGGCTGGGCTCAGGCTCAGTCCACCACCTGCTCCCCGCAGGCAGCGGCACCATCGACTTCGAGGAGTTCTTAGTCATGATGGTGCGCCAGATGAAAGAGGACGCCAAGGGGAAGAGCGAGGAGGAGCTGGCCGAGTGCTTCCGCATCTTCGACAGGTGCGCTGGGGGCCTGGGAGCCGAGGGAGGGGCTGAGCAGTCAGAGCCTGGCGGCAGCGCTGGAGGGTTCCCCGGGTTGGGGGTGCGGAAGCGGGGCGTGGAGTGTGGTGGACAGGGCAGCTCGCCCTGGCCCTGAGCCCTGCCCTGACCCTTGGACCTGAAGGAATGCAGATGGCTACATCGACCCGGAGGAGCTGGCTGAGATTTTCAGGGCCTCTGGGGAGCACGTGACGGAGGAGGAGATCGAATCTCTGATGAAAGACGGAGACAAGAACAATGACGGCCGCATTGACTTCGACGGTGAGGGAGGGCCACGGGAGCTTGGGAAGAGTGGGTGGGAGCCACAGGGGACGGCGAGCACTGGTGCCTGGCTCCCGTGCAGTGTCTTTGGCCttgtgggctgggctgggcataACTTCAAAAGTTCCCCTAGTCTCCTGGGGGCGGGTATAGAAGCACCCACGCCTCTGTGCAGTTTATCAATTAATGAACAGGCAGGGGGGGCGTGGTGACTCAGGACTGTAAAATCCTggaactttgggaggatgaagcgggaggattgcttgaggccaggagttcgagaccagcctgggcaacatagtgagaccctgtctttacaaaaaataaaataaaaaggcgggcgtggtggtatgtgcctgtggtcccagttgctccaggggctgaggtgggaggattgcttgagcccaggagattgaggctgcaatgagctatgattgtgccactgcactctagcctgggcgacagaccttGGCgaccttggcgacagagcgagactctgtctcaacaaaaacaaaaaaaagtcatccCCTCTGTGTGGTTGGAGCCCTGGCCTGGCCTCTGCGTCCCCAGTGGGACCCCTGAccatcttcctctcctttcccacaGAGTTCCTGAAGATGATGGAGGGCGTGCAGTAAGGAGTGGTCAGTCGCCTCCACCAAGATCGCGTGTCCCTAGGGTGTGGGAGACTCTGCCCTGCCGGGTCCCCACCAGGGAGGCACGGCCCCTTGTGGGTCTTTGTCTGCAAGGAATAAAAGCAAATGTTCCAAAACTCGTGGCCTGAATGGGGGGAAAGCCGGGAACCGTGGGTCTCAAAGGTTGCGGTCCAGGGCGCCATCCCAGCTGGCACCACCTGGAGCACCCTCAGGGATCCCGGGAGAGGCTGTCGGAGCTGCGGGATGTGGGAGCAGCGAGATGCGGAAGGGAGCTGGGCCCTGGAGCCCGAGACAGGCTCTGCAGGTTCACAGCTGGCTCCCGACAGCTGGCGCTGGGTGTGCGCAGCTTGACGGACGGGGCAGTGGTGGCTCCAGGAGGCTGCAGGGGCTTGGAGTTGAGTCAGGGTGAGCCGGCAGACTGCGGAGGGGTCCCGGGACTGCAGGTAGGGTGAGAGGGTGGGAGAGGCTAGAACCCTGGGGAGCTGGGAAGCTCCCTCACTTCCCCACCGTCCTTCTTTTCTGGAATGTTGGCATCTTAGATGTTGTCATAGCTGCCACCTTCTGCAGGCTCCCTAGCTGGGGAGAGGGGGAGTAGGTGCCCATCTATGCCAGGTAGCATTGTTTCTGCTTGaccttttacttcctcttttcttccaagTGCTTACTCCTCGCTTTGTACTGGTGGCGGTAGGGGAGGGTGGAGGCACCCACTAAGGAGATTCTGATCTCATCATTTGACCCCAGATCTCTGCCTCCACCTAGTCTCAGCCAGTGCGCTCTACAGAGGGCCATCAGCACCAGCGAGCTAAAGTATCTGACCTGGCCACTGCCCTATTGAAAGAGTTCGGTGCTCCTCACTGCTTCTAGAATGAGATCCaaattccttccctccctccctctctttctttccacagCCACACTGGGCAATTTATTCCTGATGTGGACCTGGAGTACATTTTCAAGCCCTTGGTACTTTGCACATGTTGTTTGCTCTCCCTGGAATGACCTTGTCCTTCTTATAAGCTGGCAGATTCTTCAACCTACAAGACCCAGCTCAGACACCATCTCTTCCCTCGAACCCTCCCCTCACTGGCTATTTGCTGACATAGTGATTTGTATACAACACGTATCAGATCACAGCTAATTAAGTGTAGGGGGTAGTTTAGCTTTAGAGACAGAATGCCTGAGTGTGAGTGCTCACTGCCTGTGACAAACTaaaccactctgtgcctcagttttctcacctgtaaaatggggataatgatagtaCACACAGGGTTGTGAGAAGAAGTTAGTGTGTGCAAAGTGCTTatagcagtgcctggcacatagcaagcatttttttttttctttttaacagagttttgctcttgtcacccaggctggggtgcagtggcacaatcttggctcactgcaactccgcctcctgggttcaagcgattctcctgccttagcctctcaagtagctcagattacaggtgcccaccaccatgcctggctaatttttgtatttttagtagagatcaggtttcgccatgttggccaggttggtcttgaactcctgacctcaggtgatccgcctgcctcagcctcccaaagtgctgggattacagacatgagccaccatgcctggccttctgtttttttgttttttgttttttttttttttgagatggagtctcgctctgtcgcccagactggagtgcagtggcacgatctcggctcactgcaagcttcgccttccaggttcacgccattctcctgcctcagcctcccaagtaaccgggactacaggcacccaccaccacgcctggctaattttttttgtatttttagtagagtcggggtttcaccgtgttagccaggatggtcttgatctcctgacctcgtgatccgccctccttggcctcccaaagtgctgggattacaggcatgagccaactcGCCcagccctgttttgttttttaaatgagacagggtctcgctctgttgcccaggctggaatgcagtaggtgatcacagctcactgcagccttgacctcctgggctcaagcgatcctcctgtctcagcctcccaagtagctgggactacaaatgggTGACCCCCCactagtttttgttatttttagcagagatggggtctcactgtgttacccaggctggtctcaaactcctgagctcaaagaatcctctcaccttggcctcccaaaatgttggggttataggcatgagccaccaagcccagcctctaTTGTCACCTTGCTCATTGCTTTAGttctttctctccatctgtctttttctcttcttcctcttttgtcctattcatgtttttctgtttttatttccagcCAGGATCAGTGCTGGGGTTTGGTAAACATtactatttactgagtgcctactgtatACTGTGCTTTATGGACATTGTCTCATTCACTCACATAACATCCCTAGAGGCAGATGTTGCTTTCTCCACTTTACAGCTGGAAAACTAAGGCCTAGGGAGGTGAAGTACACAGGCACCCAGATAATAACCTAGGTAGTATCGCCGTGCACTGTGTGGTTTGCACAGGAGCAAGGCTCTTAACTCCGATGCCATCTACCTGTTATTGGTTCTacctgaatatctttttttttttttttgaattatatacatattttaaaatagagacggaggccgggtgccatggctcacacctgtaatcccagcactttgggaggccgaggcaaatggatcacttgaggtcaggagtgagaccagccgggccaacatgaaaaaacctcctctctactaaaaatataaaaattagccagagacacgcctgtaatcttagctacttgggaggctgaggcaggagaattgctggaacccaagaggcggaggttgcggtgagccaagattgcgccactacactccagcctgggtgacagagtaagactcttgtcttaaaaaataacataggccgggcgtagtggctcatgcctgtaatcccagcactttgggaggccaaagcgggtggatcatctgaggttgggagtttgagaccagcctgaccaacatggagaaaccccatccctactaaaaatacaaaattagccgggcgtggtagcgcatgcctgtaattccagctacttgggaggctgaggcaggagaatcacttgaacccaggagccagagggtgcggtgaaccgagattgcaccattgcactccagcctgggcaacaagagtgaaactccatctcaaaaaatacataaaaacaaatctgatcatgtcactgccctgCTTAAGGCTTCATTAGCTTGGTCTTGCCTCAAGATAAagtccaagtttttttttttaagaaactgaatatccctgtcacacaggctgaagtgcaggggcacaatcatagctcactgaggccttgaactcctaggcgcAAGggatcctccccctcagcccctagttattttttgtagagatgggggtctcactttgttacccaggctagccCAAGTATCTTAATATGGCCTTCCAGCCTATCATGACCTGACGTCTATGTGACTTCCCCatcctttattcttcttttttttttttgagacagagttttgagttttacgtttgtcagccaggctggagagcagtggcgtgatctcagttcactgcaacccctgcctcccaagttcaagc encodes the following:
- the TNNC2 gene encoding troponin C, skeletal muscle isoform X3, whose amino-acid sequence is MVHFQDEETETDQQAEARSYLSEEMIAEFKAAFDMFDADGGGDISVKELGTVMRMLGQTPTKEELDAIIEEVDEDGSGTIDFEEFLVMMVRQMKEDAKGKSEEELAECFRIFDRNADGYIDPEELAEIFRASGEHVTEEEIESLMKDGDKNNDGRIDFDEFLKMMEGVQ
- the TNNC2 gene encoding troponin C, skeletal muscle isoform X2 yields the protein MGSRQTGKLRTREGTLLSHPSLTASWGRGCNWTLMVHFQDEETETDQQAEARSYLSEEMIAEFKAAFDMFDADGGGDISVKELGTVMRMLGQTPTKEELDAIIEEVDEDGSGTIDFEEFLVMMVRQMKEDAKGKSEEELAECFRIFDRNADGYIDPEELAEIFRASGEHVTEEEIESLMKDGDKNNDGRIDFDEFLKMMEGVQ
- the TNNC2 gene encoding troponin C, skeletal muscle isoform X1, which produces MVKPPSLQKIQKRKKKKARRGGALLVPATREAEVGGSLEPRRSRLQRAIIVPLHISLGDRTDQQAEARSYLSEEMIAEFKAAFDMFDADGGGDISVKELGTVMRMLGQTPTKEELDAIIEEVDEDGSGTIDFEEFLVMMVRQMKEDAKGKSEEELAECFRIFDRNADGYIDPEELAEIFRASGEHVTEEEIESLMKDGDKNNDGRIDFDEFLKMMEGVQ
- the TNNC2 gene encoding troponin C, skeletal muscle isoform X4, which encodes MTDQQAEARSYLSEEMIAEFKAAFDMFDADGGGDISVKELGTVMRMLGQTPTKEELDAIIEEVDEDGSGTIDFEEFLVMMVRQMKEDAKGKSEEELAECFRIFDRNADGYIDPEELAEIFRASGEHVTEEEIESLMKDGDKNNDGRIDFDEFLKMMEGVQ